GACCTTCACGATCACCCTCGGGGACGACACACTCGGGGAAATCGGCGACCTGTTCGGCGTCACGCCGAGAGTCGGCTTCGAGACCGATGTGCCGCTGACGCTCCTGTTCGGCCTGCTGTGGCTGGCCGGTGTGCTGGTGCTGGCGTTGCTGGTCGCACGCGGAGCACCGCTGCCGCCCCGGCTGCTGCGCTTCCAGGAGTCGGTGCGCCCGGCCGCGTACTCCATGGTCGTCCTGCTCCTCTCCTACGTCGCTCTCGGCCTCGTCATCGCAATCGTCACCGCCGCGACGCGCGGGCATGCCGCGGAGACCTTCGCCGTGATCCTGCTCGGCCTGCCGAACCTGGTCTGGCTCAGCTTCACCATCGGCCTCGGCGCGACCTGGGAGGGCCAGGTCGAGGGGCCGTTCGGGCTGCCGATGCCGCGTGTCCTCGACGAGGTGCTGCGCGGTCCGGATGTCTCCACTCTCAACCTGAGCACGCTCGCCGAGCAGGACGGGCGGGTGTGGTGGCTCGTGGTCGTCGACGCCGTACTGCTGCTGGCCGTCGCGTTCCTGATGGCGGCCCGCTCACCGCGCCGGATGCGGGCGTGGCAGCACGCGGTGCACCTGGCGGTCGCGCTCGCCCTCACGGTTCTCATGGTCTGCCTCGTCGGCCGGATCTCCGCGCACTACGGCCTGTCCGTACTCGGCATCGGCGACCTGGGCGGCGATCTCGGCGGGGAGCTGCTTCTGCGACCGGAGTTGTGGCCGGCGCTGGGCTTGGCGGTGCTGTGGGGGCTGGTCGCCGGTTTCCTCGGCGCGTTGCCGGCACGGCGGGTGCGGCGGCGGGGTCAGGCCTGACGCCGTTCTTCGTCTGCGGCACCGTCGTGGCTGGTCGCGCCCACGCGGCGGTAGCCGCACATCAATACAGCCCCGCGCCCCTACGGGGCGCTGCCAAACACCGGCGCGGCCCACCGCGGCGGCGGCTTCGCCGCCCTCAGATCGACCTCCGTCGCCGGGTGACCGGACTCCGGCCCGCCGCGCGTGGCGACACGCAGCGCGGTGACGAAGGCCAGGCACGTGTCGTACCGGTCGTCGGGGCGCTTGGCCAGCGCCTCGGCGAACACCGGGTCGACGAGAGGGGCGAGGTCCGGGCGGGAGTCTGTCAGCGGGGGCGGTTCGTCGTACTGGTGGGCCCACAGCAGCGCCATGTCGTCGTCGCGCCGGAAGGGCGGGCGGCCGGCCAGGCACTCGTAGACGACGCAGGCGAACCCGTAGACGTCGCAGCATGCGTCGACGGGCTTGCCGGAGATCTGTTCGGGGGGCGACGTAGTCGAGCGTGCCGACGAACTGGCCGACGGTGGTGAAGCCGGTCAGGGACAGCGACTTCTTCGTCAGGCCGAAGTCGGTGAGGTAGACGTGCTCGGGGTGGTCGCTGTCGGTGCCGCGGGAGACCAGGATGTTGCCGGGTTTCACGTCCCGGTGCACCAGGCCGTGCTCGTGGGCCGCGTCGAGCGCGGAGGCGATCTGGGCGGCGATGCGCAGGACGGTCGGGGACGGCAACTGGCCCTGACGGTCGAGGAGATGGCGTAGATCGCTGCCGGCCACGTACCGCATCGCGATGTAAAGGACGCCGTCCGTCTCGCCCGCCTCGAAGACCGGGACGATATGCGGATGGTCGATCGCGGCGGCCGCCCCGGACTCGTGGGTGAAGCGGCGGCGGAAGGTGTCGTTGCGGGCGAGTTCGGGGGCGAGGAGCTTGAGGGCGACGGTGCGTTCCAGGCGCAGGTCCCGGGCGCGGTAGACGACGGCCATGCCGCCGCGGCCGATCTCGCGCTCGATGCGGTAGCCCGCGACCTGCCTGCCGATGAGTTCGGAGGGGCGGCCGGAGAAGAGGCTCGTGTCACGTGCCATCGGGTGTCACCACCTGCGTGGGGGCGCGGTCGGCGGCGCGGGGCGCGTCGTCCGTCGCGAACGTGCTCGCCCGCGCCCCGTCCGCGTAGACCCAGCGCGCGTTCTCGACGTCGTACAGCCACACGTGCTCCCCGTCGACGACGATTCCGATGCGCAGCCCTTGTGTGCGGCTGCGGAAGGCCTCTCCGTCGAGGGCACCGGCGGCGAGTTCCCCGACCGCGGCGCGGTAGTGCGCGAGGGTCTGTTCGGCGTGGGCGAGCAGGGGGCGTGGGTCGTCGCCGCGGGTGAGCGGTCCGCCGGGCAGGGGTGGATCGTGGGGTACGGCGACCAGGCAGCGGCCGTCGACCCAGGCCGACCAGCCGTTGGCGCACAGGACGTGGCCCCAGTCGCCGCGCCGCTCGACGAGCTGGACGGGCAGCAACGGGCCGAGGGCCACGGTGGGCCGGGCGGGGTCGGGGGTCTCCCAGGCGGGCATGCCGTGCTGCGGGACGACGTGGGTGGGGCGGAAGCCGGGGGTCGCCGTGATGGCCGCCTACTTCCGCATCACGACGGGTTCGTGCCGGCGCAGCAGCCGGGACACCGCGTAGCCGAAGACCGCCGACAGCACGACCAGCATGCCCACATTGAGCAGCCACACGCCCGCCGTGTGCTTGAACAGGGGGTCGCCGGTCAGCTCGCCGGGCACGATCCGGGCGAGGCCCACGGTGCCGGCCATGGCGCCGAGCGCCCACCGGGAGGGCACGATCCACGACAGCTGCTCCAGGCCGGACACGCCGTGGAGTTTCAGCAGGGCGCCGCAGAAGACGACTTGCACGATCGCAAGCAGCACGAGCAGTGGCATCGTCACCTCCTCCTTGCGTACCAGCGCCGACACCAGCAGGCCGAGCATCATCGCGGTGAAGGCGAGCAGGGCGACGGCCACCGTGATCTCGATGAGCGGCGGCATCAACACGCCTTTTCCGCCGGGCGCGTTGAGGTCGACGCCGAGCAGTGCGACGAGGGTGAGCACCACCGCCTGGAGGACGGTGACCGTCCCCAGCACGACGACCTTGGACATCAGGTACGCCGATCTGGACAGGCCCACGGCTCGCTCGCGCTGGTAGATGACGCGTTCCTTGACGAGTTCGCGCACGGCGTTGGCCGCGCCGGTGAGAACGCCGCCGACGCACAGGATCAGCAGGGCGTTCATCGCCGTCTCCTGCGTCAGCTTGCTGCCCGCCAGTGCGCGGGCCATGGCGCCCATCACGAACGGCAGGGCGATCATGATGGCGAGGAAGGTGCGGTCGGCGCCGAGTGCCGCGGCGTACCGGCGGATCAGGGTGCCCAGTTGGGCGCCGCGGCTGCGTGGCCGGGGCGGCGGGGCGACGGCGACCGGGGCGGAGCCGTCCAGCAGGGGCTGCGCGGTCGCGTCGGTGATGTACCGGCGGTGGAAGGGCGAGACACGGAAGTCACCGGCCCAGTCCCGGTCGGTGTCCCGCTCGAACGCCTCGAAGGCCTCCGGCCACTGCTCGAAACCGAAGAAGGCGAGGGCGTCGTCGGGAGGTCCGTAGTACTCGTCCTGCCCCCGGGCGCGAACACCAGGAGCCGGTCGCAGACGTCGAGGCTCAGGACGCTGTGGGTGACCACGATGACCGTCCGGCCGTCGTCGGCGAGGCCGCGCAGCATGTGCATCACCGAGCGGTCCATGCCGGGGTCCAGACCCGAGGTCGGCTCGTCGAGGAAGAGCAGCGACGGCTTGGTCAGCAGCTCCAGGGCCACGCTGACCCTCCCCCAGTGCCTGAACGGCCTGGGGGGACCCCCATCGCTGCCCGCCGGACAGACTGTGCACGGGCTGCCGGGAGCGCTGCTCCAGGCCCAGTTCACGGATCACCTCGTCGACCCGGTCCCGGCGCTCGGCCTTGGCGGTGTCCTGCGGGAAGCGCAGTTCGGCGGCGTAGGACAGGGCGCTGCGGACGGTCAGCTGGGCGTGCAGGATGTCTTCCTGCGGGACGAGGCCGATGCGCTGGCGCAGTTCGGCGTAGTCGCGGTAGAGGTCGCGGCCGTCGTAGAGGACGGTGCCGTGGTCGGCGGGGCGCTGGCCGGTCAGGGCGTTGAGCAGGGTGGACTTGCCGGCACCGCTCGGGCCGACGACCGCGAGCAGGCACTTCTCCCCCACCGGGAACGACACATGGTCGAGCAGTGTCTTGCGGCCGCGGTCGACGGCGACCGCGAGGTCCTGTACGTCGAGGGAGACCTCGCCGGTGTCGACGTACTCCTGCAACTGGTCGCCGACCAGGCAGAACGCCGAGTGGCCGATGCCGACGATGTCGCCGGGGCCCATCGGCGCGCGAGTCACGGGCAGGCCGCCCAGAAAGGTGCCGTTGTGGCTGCCGAGGTCGACGATCTCGAAGGTGCCGTCCGGGAGGGCGCGCAGCTCGGCGTGCCGGCGCGAGACGACCAGGTCGTCGATGACCAGGTCGTTGTCGTCGGCGCGGCCGATGCGGACGGTGCGGGTGGGCAACGGCCGTACGGTGGTGGGCCGGCGGAAGGTGCCGGTGCGAGACGGCATGGAGACGGCGGAGGGGCGCTCCGGGGCCGGTGCGGCGGGCCCGACCAGGACGGCACGGGGGCCGTCGGAGGGGTTGCCGAAGCGGATCTCACAACCGGGGCCGACGTCCCCTGCCTGGATACGGCGGCCGTCGGCGTAGGTGCCGTTGGTGCTGTGCTCGTCCTCGAGGGTCAAGTGGCCGTCGTCGGCCCGCAGTACCGCGTGGTGCCACGAGACCCGGGCATCGTCGATGACGATGTCGCTCAGTGGATCGCGCCCGACGTGGTACTCGCGGCCCGGACTCATCACCGTGGAGCCGGTGTCGGTCTCCAGGACGAGTTCAGGCGCCGTCGGCGCGACGGCCGCTCCACCATGCCGGAATTCTATCGATTTGTTTACATATGCGCTCGACGCGAAGGCTTCAGGCGACCGGCGCGAACAGGGCCGCGGCGGTCCGCTGCATACGCAGGGCGTCCACGGACTCCGCCAGCAGCTCGTACTCGGTGGTGTCGTCGCTGACGGCCACCCTGATTAATCGACCCTCGGCCAACGCCTCGGCGATGAGTTCCTGCTGGTCCACGTCACGGCACCAGCCGCGGAGCACGGCGGGCACGTCGGCCACGGTGTCGCCGACGGGGACGAGCGCGCCGGGCGGCAGATGCTCGGCCTCGGGCTGCGGATCCAGCCGGTCGGCGATCCAGGAGGCACGGTCGCGCAGCCACCACAGGGCGAGGGCGAGCGTGGGAGCCCGATAGGTCCCTAAGGGCACTCCGATACGCCGACCGCCGCAGGTGCCGTACCCCGTGACATGGCACAGGAATTCGTCGTGCACGATCCACTCCCCGTTCGTTCCGCTCGCCGGTCGGCCGTTCCTCGCTTTCCTGCGGCTCTGGTGCTGTGCGCGGCTCATGCGCGGTGCGTGACGGATGCTGCGCCGACTGTGAAGGCCCTGAAGTCGAGTATGTTCACTACCGAATCACTGTCACCATGAATTTCCGGCCACTCTCCCGGCATATTCACCGCTGTTATTGGCCGAAAGGCGGCGGGCGCGGCCATTACCCGAGGGGTAATCGACGGTCTCCCCCGAGCCGGGCATGGTTGCGGTACCGGGTCAGCGCGACCGCGATCCGGCTCTGACCAGCAGGTACGACCTTGATGGAGGCTGATTCCGCATGTCCGCGAACACCGACCGTTACGAGAGTGCCGTCGCCCGTTACTTCGAGGCATGGAACGCCGTCGAGCCGGAGGAACTGGCCAAAGCGGTCGCCGCCGCCTGGACCACGGACGGCGGCTACACCGACCCGCTCGCCGACGTCAGCGGGCACGAGCAGATCGCGGCCGTGATCGCGGCGGCCCACGAACAGTTCCCCGGTTTCGCATTCCGCCTGCTCGGCGCCGTCGACGGGCACCACGACACGGCGCGCTTCTCCTGGGAGCTGGTGAGCGAGACCGACGGAGCAGCACCCGTCGCCGGATTCGATGTGATCACGCTGGACGCGGACGGCCGCATCCGGTCCGTGCTGGGCTTTCTGGACCGGGTGCCCGCCGGCGCGTGAGGCTCGCGATGAGTTTCTCCGCTCACGGTGGTCCTCTCCCTACGAGGACCACCGCGAGCGGAGGCAGCATCATGACGACGACCACCCAGCTGGACGAGGAATTCACCGCCGTCCTGCGCAAGAGCCCGAGCGACGGCGGCTGGACCTATCTCGTCTGGCCGCAGAGCGTCGAGTTCTTCGGCACCCGAGGGCTCGTCAAGGTCCGCGGCACGATCGACGGACACCCTTTCCGCAGCTCCTTCATGGCCCTGGGCGACGGCACCCACAAGCTGCCCGTCAAGGCCGAACTCCGCAAGGCCATCGGGAAGGGCGAGGGTGACACGGTGACCGTGCACCTCGACGAGCGGCTCAGCTCCTAAGCGGCCCTGGTGAATTCGGCGGTTCGGCAGCGCCCCGAAGGGGCGCGGGGAACTGCGCGACCAGCCACGACGGACCAGCAGACGACCGGCGACCTCACCGCACCTCCCGCGGAGCGCTCCGCGGCGTCGCGGCGGGAGGCGCTCAGGGCTTGACGAGCGCGTCGATCCGGGCCAGTTCGTCCGCGTCGAAGTCGAGGTTGCGGATGGCGCCGACGCTGTCCTCGATCTGCTGCGGGCTGCTCGCGCCGACGAGGGCGGACGTCACCCGGCCGCCGCGCAGCACCCAGGCCAGGGCCATCTGGGCCAAGGTCTGGCCGCGGGACTTGGCGATGTCGTCGAGGGCGCGCAGCCGGGCGACCAGTTCCCCGGTCAGCGCCTCGGATTTCAGGAACGGGCTGTCACCGGCTGCTCGCGAGTCCTCCGGGATGCCGTCGAGGTAGCGGCCGGTCAGCAGACCCTGCTCCAGCGGGGAGAAGACGATGGAACCGACCTGGAGCTCGTCCAGCGCGTCCAGCAGGCCCTCGCTCTCGGGGCGGCGGTCCAGCATCGAGTAGCGCGGCTGGTGGATCAGCAGCGGGGTGCCCAGCTCACCGAGGATGCGGGCGGCTTCACGGGTCTGCTCCGCCGAATAGTTGGAGACGCCCACGTACAGCGCCTTGCCCTGCTGCACCGCCGAGTGCAGGGCGCCCATCGTCTCCTCCAGGGGAGTCTCCGGGTCGGGGCGGTGCGAGTAGAAGATGTCGACGTAGTCCAGGCCCATACGGGCGAGGGACTGGTCGAGCGAGGAGAGCAGGTACTTGCGGGAGCCCCACTCGCCGTACGGGCCGGGCCACATCAGGTATCCGGCCTTGGTGGAGATGACCAGCTCGTCGCGGTAGGCCGCGAAGTCCGCCTTCAGGGCCTCGCCGAAGGCGCTCTCGGCGGCCCCGGGCGGCGGGCCGTAGTTGTTCGCCAGGTCGAAGTGGGTGATGCCGAGGTCGAAGGCGCGGCGCAGGATCGCGCGCTGTGTCGCGACCGGGCGGTCCGGACCGAAGTTGTGCCACAGGCCGAGCGACAGAGCGGGCAGCCTCAGGCCGCTGCGTCCGGTGCGCCGGTAGGGCATGTCCGCGTAACGGTCGGGGTGTGCGGTGTACAACGCGACTCCAGAGGGGTTGGCGCGGTTTCCTGACTACCTTTGTCCACTCTTTCGCGACCTGGGGGCATTGGTCCAACAGAAGAATCCGATGGAATTCAGCGGATAGGCTTCTCAGTCATGGAACTGCGCCATCTTCAGCACTTTGTCGCGGTCGCCGAGGACCAGCACTTCACCCGTGCCGCCGAGCGGCTGCTGGTGTCCCAGTCCGGCCTGTCCGCCTCCATCCGCGCGCTGGAGCGGGAGTTGCAGACGCCGCTGTTCGTGCGGACGACGCGCCGGGTGACGCTCACCCCGGCCGGGCGGGCGCTGCTGGTCGAGGCGGAGCGGATCCTCGCGCAGGTGCGGGCGGCCCATGAGGCGGTGGCCGCGGTGCAGGGTGTGCTGCGCGGCATGCTGGCGCTCGGGTCGGAGCAGTGCATCGCGGGGGTGCATGTGGCCGGGCTGCTCGCCGCGTTCCGGGGCCGCCACCCGGACGTGGAGATCTGTCTGCGGCAGGCGGGCTCGGGTGCGCTGGCGGAGGAGGTCGCGGCCGGGCGGCTCGATCTGGCGTTCACCGTCCGGACGGCGGGCGAGGACACCGATCAGCTGCGTGCCGTGCCCCTGACCAGCGAGCCGATGACGGTGCTGTGCCATCCCAGCCACCGGCTGGCGGCGGCCGGTACGGCCGTGACCCTGGAGGAGCTGGGCGGCGAGGTCTTCGTCGACTTCCACCCGGACTGGGGGCCGCGTCGCACCACCGACGCCGCGTTCGCCGACGCGGGCGTACGGCGGACGGTCGCCCTGGAGGTGAACGACGTGCACAGCCTGCTGGACATGGTCGACGAGAACCTGGGCATCGCCGTCGTACCGCGGCATTTCCGGCACAAGCGCGAGTCGCTGACGGCCCTGTCGGTGAAGGACACCGACGAGATCGTGTACGAGACGGTCGCCCTGCTGCCGCCCGCGCAGGCCACGAGCCCGGCGGCCCGGGCGCTGATGGCGTTGCTGGAAACAGAGGGCGCGTGACGGACGGCGATGCGCGATGGTGGAGCCATGCATGCCAAGGACATCCTCATCGACGCGTACAGCCGCATCCAGGAAGAAGTCCACGCCGCCGTCGAGGGTCTGGGCCCCGACGACCTCAACGCCCGGCCGTCCGTCGACGCCAACTCCATCACCTGGCTGGTGTGGCATCTCACCCGCGTCCAGGACGACCACGTCGCCGACGCCTTCGCGCTCGACCAGGTGTGGCTCACCCAGGACTGGCAGAAGACCTTCGGGCTCGAGCTGCCGCGCCACGACACCGGGTACGGGCACTCGTCGACCAAGGTCGCCAAGGTGCGGGTCGACTCCGGTGACCTGCTGACCGGCTACTACGACGCCGTGCACGAGCAGACGCTCGGGGCCCTGCGTGCGCTGGCCGCCAAGGATCTGGAGCGCATCGTGGACGAGCGCTGGGATCCGCCGGTCAGCCTCGGCGCCCGGCTGGTCAGCGTCCTGTCCGACGATCTGCAGCACGTCGGACAGGCCGCCTACGTCCGCGGGCTGCTTCAGAGCAGGTAGCCCGGCAGGACGACGTCCTCGATGAGGGCCTTGCGCTCGTCGAACGGGATGAACGCGCTCTTCACGGCGTTCACCGTGACCGTGCGCAGGTCCTCGACGCCCCAGCCCGCCTCCTCGACCAGCAGGGACATCTCCCGGGTCATCGTCGTGCCGGAGACGAGACGGTTGTCGGTGTTGAGGGTGACCCGGAAGCCCAGATCCTTCAGGGCCGTGATCGGGTGCTCGGCGATCGAGGTGGCGGCGCCGGTCTGGAGGTTGGAGGTCGGGCACATCTCCAGCGCGATCCGGCGGTCCCGTACCCAGCCCGCGAGCCGGCCGAGCTTGTCGTCCACGATGTCCTCCGTGATCCGGACGCCGTGGCCGATGCGCTGGGCGCCGCACACCTGGAGGGCCTGGTGGATGCTGGGCAGCCCGTGCGCCTCGCCGGCGTGGATCGTGAACGGGACGCTCTCGCGGCGCAGATGCTCGAACGCGGCGAGGTGGTCGGCGGGCGGGAAGCCGTCCTCGGCGCCGGCGATGTCGAAGCCGACGACTCCGGCGTCCCGGAAGGCGACGGCCAGGTCGGCGGCCTCGCGGACGCGGTCGAACATCCGCATCCCGCACAGCAGCGTGCCCACCCGGACCGGCGTGCCCGCGGCCGCCGCCTTCGCCATGCCGGCCGCCAGCCCCTGCTGCACGGTCTCGACGACCTCCGGCAGGGTCAGCCCGCCCTTGAGCATCAGCTCGGGCGCGTACCGCACCTCGGCGTAGACCACGCCGTCCTCCGCGAGGTCGAGGACGTACTCCTCGGCGGTGCGCAGCAGTCCCTCGCGGGTCTGCATCACCGCGAGGGTGTGCTCGAAGGTGGCGATGTAGCGGACCAGGTCACCGGAGTTCGCGGCCTCGAAGTACCAGGCGGCGAGCGCGTCGGGGTCGGTGGTGGGCAGGGTGTGGCCGACCTCGTGCGCGAGCTCCACCACGGTGGCGGGGCGCAGTCCGCCGTCGAGGTGGTCGTGCAGGACGGCCTTGGGGAGGCGGCGGAGAGCGGTGGCGTCTATGCGCGTAGATGACATGTGCGGTGGTTCCTCGACGTTCGGTTGAGCGGGGTCAGGCCGTGGGCTGGAGCAGGTCCCAGCGGTTGCCGTACAGGTCCTGGAAGACGGCGACCGAGCCGTACGGCTCATGCCGCGGCTCCTCCAGGAAGGTCACGCCCGCGGCGAGCATCCGGGCGTGGTCGCGGGCGAAGTCGTCGGTGTACAGGAAGAACCCGACGCGTCCACCGGTCTGGTCGCCGACCCGCCCGCGCTGGGCGTCACCCTTGGCGCGCGCGAGCAGCAGCCCGGTCCCCTGCGCTCCGGCACCGGGTTCGACCACGACCCAGCGGGAGCCGTCGGGGCGCGGCGTGTCCTCGACGAGCCGGAATCCGAGGGCCTCGATGTAGAAGCGGATCGCCTCGTCGTAGTCGTCGACGACGAGGGTGACCAGGGCGATGCGTCTCATCGGGGCCTTTCGGGGCGGGGTGCCGAGGAGTGGTTGACGCGAGAGGTTATACGTAAAACCTCCGGGGCGCCAATCGGCGCATTCGGGGGGGCGGGCGGCCCGATCGGCACGGTGAACTCAGAGTGCGGCGCAGGCGTCGCCGAGCGCCTGGTCCAGGATCGTCAGGCCGAGCGAGAGCTCGTCCTCGGTGGCGGTCAGCGGTGGCGCGACGCGGAAGACTCCGCCCATGCCGGGGAGTTGGACGATGTTCATGTGCAGGCCGAGTTCGAGGCAGCGCCGGGTGACCCGGGCGCCCAGTTCGTCCGAGCTCCGCTTCGACTCGCCGTCCGCGACGAGTTCGAGCCCGGCGAGCAGCCCCCGGCCGCGGATGTCTCCGACGACCGCGTGGCGCCCGGCGATGTCCTCGAGTCCCTGACGGAGGAACCCCCCGAGCGAACGGGCGCGTTCGTCGAGCTTGTCCTCGATCAGCACGTCGAGGACGGTGTTGCCGACGGCGGCCACGAGCGGGTCGGACACATGCGTGGTGAAGAACAGGAACCCGCGGTCGTACGCCTCCTGCTCGATCTCGGCGCTGGTGACCACGGCCGCGAGCGGGAGTCCCGCGCCGAGCGTCTTGGACAGGGTGAGGATGTCGGGGACGACACCGTCGCGCTCGAAGGCGTACCAGGTCCCGGTGCGGCACAGTCCGGTCTGTGCCTCGTCGAGGATCAGCAGCATGCCGCGTTCCCGGCACTTCTCCTGGAGAGCCGCGAAATACCCCTCCGGCGGCTCGATAATGCCGCCTGAGCTGAGAATCGGTTCTACGAGGCACGCGGCCAGGCTGCCGGTCGACTGGGCGTCGATCAGGTCGAACGCGAAGTCCAGCTGGCGGCGCCAGTCCAGCGAGCCGTCGGCCGTGGTGAAGTCCGGTCGGTAGGCGTTCGGCACGGGGATGGCGAAGTTGCCGGGCGCGGGCGGGCCGTAGCCCTTGCGGCCGGTGCTGTAGGTGGCGGAGGCGGCGGCCTGTGTCATGCCGTGCCAGGACCGTGCGAAGGACACGATCTCGTGCCTGCCGGTGACGAGCTTGGCCATCCGGAGGGCGGCCTCGTTCGACTCGGCGCCGGTCGTCAGCAGCAGGACCTTCTCCAACGGCGCAGGCAAGGTGTCGGCCAGCCGCGCGGCGAGGCCGACGACGGGGCGGCTGAGCATGCCGCTGTAGAGGTGGTCGAGGGTCGCGATCTGTCGCTGGACGGTCGCGACGATCTGGGGGTGGGAGTGGCCGAGGATCGCGCTCATCTGGCCGGAGGTGAAGTCGAGGATCTTCCGGTCGTCCGCGGTGAACAGAAAGCTTCCGGCGGCACGGACGATGATCTCGCGGGTGAACTCGCCGCCGTAGCGCACGAGATGCCGCTCGGCATCGGCCCAGAAGGCTTCGGTGGACGGGAGGGAGGTGGTCGAAGCAGCCATACCGTCGACGCTAGGTCGCGGTCGAGCGACACGTCCATCTCACAATTCCGGCCTTCCTGTTCGGTGTTTCCGCACAGCGCTCCGCACCACAATGACGGCGTGATGAACCCATGGAGGCTACGACTGCTGACCCAGCTGGACGCGCTGGGCACCGTCCGGGCGGTCGCCCAGGCCGCCAATCTGAGCCCGTCGAGCGTGTCCCAGCAGCTCGCCGTGCTGGAGACCGAGACACGAACCCAGCTGCTGGAACGGACGGGACGGCGGGTGCGGCTGACCTCGGCCGGGCTGATCCTCGCGCGGCGGGCCCGGGTGATCCTCGACCACATGGACGGCGTCGAGGCGGAGTTGCGCGGTTTCGGCGAGGAACCGGCCGGGCTGGTGCGGCTGGGCGCGTTCCAGAGCGCGATCCACACCCTGGCCGTACCGGCGGTGACCCGTCTGGCACGCGACCATCCGCACCTCGACGTCGAGCTGCGCGAGTTGGAGCCGCACGCCAGCATGCCCGCGCTGCGGGCGGGCGACGTGGACGTCATCATCACGACCACGGACTTCGACGAGCTGCCGTTGGGTCCGGACCTCGACCTCGTACCACTGGCCGCCGACCCGATCCTGCTGGTCGTCCCGCCCGGGCACCGCGCGGCCGGCCGTGGCCCGGTGGACCTCGCGGCCCTGGCGGACGAGCCGTGGGCGTTCGACATGCCGCAGTCGTACATGGCGAATCTCGCGCTACGACTGTGCCGTCAGGCACGGTTCGAACCGCGGGTGGTCTGCCGGTTCAGCAACTACATGATGACCCTCCAGCACGTCGAGGCCGGGTTGTCGATCGCGCTGCTGCCCGGCCTGGCGGCCGACCACAGCCGCTATCGCGTCGCCACCCGGGAACTCGCGACTCCTGTGACACGGAACATCACGGCGGCGATCCGCCGCGGCTCACCACCTCGCGCGGCGGTGCGCGTCGTGCTGGACGTACTGCGTGACCATCCGGACCCAGGAAGCGCCGAACTGCTCGGGCCACGCGATGTCCGGTAGTCGGACAGGATCACGCCCGGTCTGCCCGTGGCGGCGGAGCAGACCGGCCGGTGGTCAGCAGTTGGTGGGGACCGCCGCTACGGGGCGAGGGTCTCCCCGAAGCGGGCGTCGGGTGAGGGGGCGCTGAGTGTGGCGCCGTTGAAGGACCACGATCCGGTCGCGGCGGGGCCGTTGGCCGTGCCGGGAAAGACCCAGGCGGCGCCGTCGTTGGTGTCCTCGCCGGGTGCG
This genomic window from Streptomyces sp. DG2A-72 contains:
- a CDS encoding LysR family transcriptional regulator → MNPWRLRLLTQLDALGTVRAVAQAANLSPSSVSQQLAVLETETRTQLLERTGRRVRLTSAGLILARRARVILDHMDGVEAELRGFGEEPAGLVRLGAFQSAIHTLAVPAVTRLARDHPHLDVELRELEPHASMPALRAGDVDVIITTTDFDELPLGPDLDLVPLAADPILLVVPPGHRAAGRGPVDLAALADEPWAFDMPQSYMANLALRLCRQARFEPRVVCRFSNYMMTLQHVEAGLSIALLPGLAADHSRYRVATRELATPVTRNITAAIRRGSPPRAAVRVVLDVLRDHPDPGSAELLGPRDVR